The Cucurbita pepo subsp. pepo cultivar mu-cu-16 chromosome LG08, ASM280686v2, whole genome shotgun sequence genome contains a region encoding:
- the LOC111800245 gene encoding uncharacterized protein LOC111800245 — MDTQQSESQLDYLRNFVHDDKNWDEMTSNNQEWEGMYCQFQGGFSSETNSNTAFGLPYNHTMKRLERTPLPPRRLRLSDVEKHIEIGNSPQLSGTDSNNELKSEAGNKATKWATAQHCCSSKNRFSYILTTKRIHHNSTLPSLVYVAKALLGVVVLVMFAQDVLLYRYRR, encoded by the exons ATGGATACCCAACAATCTGAGAGTCAACTTGATTACTTGAGGAATTTCGTCCACGATGATAAAAACTGGGACGAGATGACATCAAACAATCAAGAATGGGAAGGCATGTATTGTCAATTTCAAGGTGGATTTAGTAGCGAGACTAACTCCAATACGGCCTTTGGCTTGCCG TATAATCACACTATGAAAAGGTTGGAAAGAACCCCCCTCCCTCCAAGGCGTTTGCGGCTCAGTGATGTAGAAAAACATATAGAAATTGGCAATTCACCGCAGCTATCAGGGACAGATTCTAATAATGAGCTGAAAAGTGAAGCGGGCAACAAAGCAACCAAGTGGGCAACCGCTCAACATTGCTGTTCTTCAAAAAATCGGTTCTCCTATATCCTAACTACCAAACGCATTCACCACAACTCCACTCTCCCCTCACTGGTCTATGTTGCTAAAGCGTTGCTAGGCGTCGTGGTGCTTGTAATGTTTGCCCAAGATGTGCTGCTATACCGATACAGGCGCTGA